The Clostridium sp. DL-VIII DNA window TTAATGTATAAGAACGTATAATTATACTATATATGAATATTTACATATAAAATGATAAATATAGTATAATAATTTAGGGATATATAATGAAGTGAGTTAGAATGGTGGGGGTTGTTATTGGAAAAGTATTGTAATAGTTCTTGGGCTGAAATAGTCGAATTATTAAATAGTAATATTCAACAGGGGATTAGTGAAAATGATTGTGAAGCTTTGAGATCCAAGTACGGTACAAATAAAATTGATTTACCTAGTGGAAATAAACTTTACAAACATATATTTAATGCATTAAAGCAAAAATCTATGATTGTATACATATTGATTGCAATAATTTTATTTGTATTAAAAAGTTATTTACTTGGAGGACTGGTAACATTATCAGTAATATTAAATTTAATGATGCTTATAATGCATACTACTAAGAGAGATAAGGAAATTGATGCTTTAGAGAGATTAAATTCAGCAGATGTAGTCGTCATTAGGGATGGCATACAAAGAGTTGTCAAGTCTGAGGAACTAGTAATTGGAGATATAATTAAATTCGATGTTAATTCTGTTATTCAGGCAGACTTGAGAATTATAAGTGCTAATGATTTAAAAGTAGATGAAAAGAGCATAACTGGAGAAGCTTTTTATAAAGAGAAATTTGAAACAAAAATAATAGGAACTATTTCTTCACTTGCTGAGATGAAAAATATATTGTTTAAGGGTTCTGCAATAAAGTCAGGAAGCGGGCTTGGAATAGTTATTTCCGTTGGGAATTCTACTCAATTAGGAAGAATGCTTGCCATGCTTACATATGCAAGCAACAGAAAACATAATTTTGGGAAGATGATAGCTAAGTTTTTAGAGAAATATTTATTAACATATTTTATAGGAACTGTCCTTATAGGTTTATATTTTATACATTCGGGACAGGATGCTAAAGGAAATTACATATCTATAGCATTATTTGCACTTGGATTTTTCCCAATTACGATAATTGCTAAATTCGTTTTAAAAAATGTGGTTAAGAATTTTTCAAATGAAAATATTGAAATAATTAATTTTTCGGTATTTAATTTAGTAAAAGACATAAATATTTTATTTTTGGATAAGGTTGGAGCAATAAGTAAAAAGGAAATGATAGTAAAAAAGTTATTTCTTAATAACACCTTAGTATCAACTAATGATCCGTATGTAAAAGAGATAACTTTTGATAGAATAGTTGAGATATCGTTAATATGTAACAATGCAATTTATAATACAGATGTTGAAACAGGCGGAAAAGGTGAATTAGATGAACTTGCTTTTTTAGATTATGCTGCTAAAAAGAAAATATATAAAGCTTCTATTGATAGCAAGAACCCAAAGGTTTTGGAAATACCTATGGATTCTGATAAGAGATTTCTAACTGTTGTATCTAGAGTTAACAAGAGATATAGAGCTAATACCAGAGGAAATGTTGATGCGGTTTTAGATCAATGTACTTACATTATGATTGAAGGTGTAGAAAAAGAACTTACAGAGGAATATAAGTCTAGGATAAAAGAAATAGATATGAGTTTATCTATTGAAGGTCTTATAACTCAAGGCTTTGCCTACAGAAATTTTAATTATGAGCCATCTAGGTCTGAAAATATAGAAAGCCACATGGTTTTTGTAGGAATAATAGGACTTGAAAATCCGCTTGAGGAAAGCCTTGAAGAAAGTATAAATCGAATTAAAGATAAAGCGATAGTTCCAATTCTGTTCACTGAAGAAAGTAAATTAAGTGCTATAACAAATGCAAAAAAAGCTAATATAATAAGAAATAAAAACCAAGTAGTAGCGGGCATAGAGTTAGACTCCTTAAATCAACAAGAGCTTAAAGATCTCCTTTGCAGAGTAAGAGTATTTTGTAGGGTGAATCCTGAAATTAAGTCTAAAATAGTTTCGTTATTCATTAAAGATGGCCATAGTGTTGCTACTACAGGAGAAACTTTAGGCGATTTACCAGCTCTTAATTTATCAAATGTGGGAATAGGAAAAGGAAAAGCGTCTTCAATAGTTAAAAAAGTAGCTGATGTGTATATTCAAGAGAATTATCTAGATGGTTTTTTCAAAATAAGAGATTTCTCTAAGTCTTTTGCTAGAAATATAGATAGAGGTTTCAAAATATATTTTATGACTATTTTTGCAGAACTTTTAGTTCTAGTAGGAAGTTTGATAATGGGACAAACAGCGGATTTAAATTTATGGAATGTTTTGATTATAAATGGAATTTTATTTATCCCATTATCTCTAATGATTTTATTAAAAGATGGACGAGAAATTAGTACTAATGAAATGATATTTAGAGGATTAGTATTAAGTATAATAACGATGATTTCTATTTATAGAGTTGATGATAAAGAAGGAGCAATAGTACCTTTGGTTATTTTGTCTATAGGAGTTCTGCTGTTTACGTTTTTTAATGGAAGTATTTCTATAAGAAGAAAGTCTCATGAACTTATTATGGGATTAATAGCATTATTAATAATAATTATAGGCTCAGCTAGCATTATTTTGATTAATAATTTCATTCCAAGAAATATAATTTTCTTAGAATTAGGAGTTTCTATAATATTTTTGATTATTTTTGAAATTTTAGCTAGAAAGTGGCAAAACTCACTAATGAGGTGAGCAAATGTTTCATAAAAAAATAAATGAAGTGGGAAATCCATTAGTATATGTTTTTTTATCATTAATGGTTGGATGCATTTATTATGGGATAAATGAAGAATTAATGGGGCTTGCAATATTTATTGTGGCTTCTTTTTTTATTTGTATGTTTTATTATTGTGGGTTCAGCTTCAGCTGTATTATGAGTATATTTTTTATAATAGGAGTTTTAATCAATTATTCGTATTATAAAGTTCCTAGTGAAATAAATGATGAAGTAAGGATAACAAAGGTAAGCAGTTTTGGTATTCAAGGAGAATTTGAAGGAAAGAGCATCACAATAAAAACTAACAGGAAAGATTTAAAGGTGGGGGAGAAGTATAAAGTTGCAGGAAAAATTAATAGGATACAGGATAAAGTAAGTGGAGTTGTTGGAGAGGTTGAACCTAAATTTATAGTAAAGACAAACGATGATCTTATAACAAAGCTTTATAATGTTAAGAGAAATATATACTATAGACTAGAAGAAAACTTAGGGGAAAGGAAAGCTGGATTAATATCATCAATTGCTTTTGGCTATTCAGATTATCTAGATGCAGAAGATAAAGATGATATGAATAATTTAGGTATTATACATAGTATAAGCGTTTCAGGCCTGCATGTAGTTATAATATATGGTTTTTTTAGAATTTTTCTAGGCAGCAAACTAGGGATTATTTTAACAGGGGCATATGTTATATTTACAGGTAGCAGTTATTCTAGTATAAGAGCATTTGTAATGCTTGCCTGTGTTGAAGGAGCAGGGATATTAAAAAGAAATAAAAGTTCAATTTCTACATTGTGTTTTTCAGCTATAATATTAGTTGTTTATCAGCCCTATTGTATTTTTAATATATCCTTTCAACTGTCGTATGTGGCTACTCTAGGAATAATAATGTATAATAAAAAATTAAATGAAAAACTTTATAAAATGCCTGGTAAATTAAGAGAATCATTAAGCTTGGCATTAAGTGCTCAAGTGTTTACTTTACCGTTTTTGATATTGATATTTAAGAATTTTTCTGTAAATTTTATTGTTGGAAATCTATTTTTAGCACCTTTTGTTGATCTTATGGTTATCACAGGAAATATATTAGTAATCACATATATTTGGCCTAAAGTATTTGATTTCTGCAGTTACTTAAATTTATATATAATAAAAGCTTTTGATTGGACCTTAGATATTATTGATAAAGTTTCACTGCCAATGTTTTACGGAAACGAATATATAGTACTTTTTTATTTCTTTATAATGCTGAGTTTTTATTTTGTAAGAAAAGGATATAGGAGTTTTATTTATATTCCTCTTATATCAATTCTTGCAATAGCTATTCAGATATACAGTCCGATTTTAAATATTTCATATTATAATGAAGGCGCTATATTGATTAGTTACAGGGGGGAGAGAGTACTTATGGCTAATAAAAACCAAATTGACATAAAGAAATTATCAGAAGCAGCTTTCGCAACTGAATACTATAGAGAAGAAAAGTTAATTAGGATAAAAGATATAGGAAGTATTAAATCTCAAGGGAAAAATTATATCTTAGAAACGCCTGAGAAAAAATATTTATTAAAAATGACAAGTACTGAGAATGAATCTAAAGAGTATGATATAATAAATTTTAAAGATGCGCCCATTAATAGAATATTTGTAATAAGTGGGAAAGTAGTATAGAAAAAATTATGAGTTATGAGTTTAGGAAAAGCCAGAGGCTTTTCTTCTTCATATAACTTTTAACTCATAACTGAAATAAGTGTTGTTTGAGAGGAAAATTAAAGTGATTAATTATGAAGTTTATGAAAAAGAAACTGAAAAAGGTAACGTAAAGAATGGATATGTTTTTTGTGGATTAGATGAAGAGCTTATTAAAGATGGGATAAGCTTAATTACAAAAAGAGAGATACCAGAAGAGTTAGAAGAACTTAATTTAATTAAAATAGATGGAATGAATACGAGTTTAGATGATATTGTGAATGCGTGTGAAACAATGCCTTTTATGGGAGAGAAAAAAGTTGTTCTAGTGTATAGAGCAAGTTTTTTGCAGGAAAAAAGTGATTCTACAGGTACTAAGATATATAATGAACTTAAAAAATACATATTGGATTTGCCTCCATATACTATTTTAATCATGTATTATTTGTTAAATGATAAAAGAGAAAGACCTAATAAGAATAGAAAATTAGGCACCATTGAGAAATCATTAACTGTAGTTCATTGTGATAAATTAAAGAAGGATAAATATTTAAAAAAGGTTTCTGATATATTTAAAGATAAAGGAAAAACAATTGGGCGTGTTGAATTAATGTACTTTTGCGAAAAGGTTCAGAACAATTTTGATATCATAAAAAGAGAAATTGATAAACTTGTTTCATATTGTGAAGGTAGGGAAATAAGAAAAGAGGATATTAATTTACTTATTTTGAATTCTAATGAAGAAGATATTTTCGATTTGGTAGAATTAATAGCCATGAAAAAAGTTGATAAGGCTATAGACATAATGAAGGAAATTTTATATAAGTCAGATCAGCATATGCTCATAATAAGTGCAATTCAAAAACATTTCCTAAGGTTATATGAAATAAAAATAAAAATAATGAATGGGAAAAGAGTAGAAGATATAGTATCTGATTATAAATTGCCTCAATTTGTATGTGAAAAACTAATGGGCCAGGCTAGTAAGTTTACCCAAAGGCAGTTATCAGAATTGATTAAGCTTTGTGTAAGCACTGAAACAAAATTAAAATCAACAGGAATAGATAAGACTATGGAAATGGAATTCCTGCTCATAAATACACTTACTGTTAAGAAATAATATAAAAAAACAACCCATCTGTAATTAGATGGGTTTTAAGATTATGCCATAGCGTTTAATCTAGCAGCTAATCTTGATTTCTTTCTAGCAGCCATGTTCTTATGGACAACTCCCTTAGTAGCAGCCATGTCTAATGACTTAACAACTGATGTATATAAAGCTTTAGCTTCTTCATTATTCTTAGCTTCTACAGCAGCTTCAAACTTCTTTATAGCAGTCTTTAAAGCAGACTTAACCATTCTGTTCTTTAAAGTCTTAGTTTCAGTAACTTTAATTCTCTTTTTTGCTGATTTTATATTTGCCATTCTTAGTTCACCCCCTTAGATTTTTATAGGGTCTCTGCAGTTTTTGGGGAAATCTGCGTACGAGTTCATATTCAACAAACCTTATTATAACATCACAAGTTATGTAATTCAAGTATTAAATCTAAAGAAAAAGGAAAAATAATACTAACTAAATTTATAACGAGGTGTTAATTATGATTAATGTTAGAACAGATTTGGTACTTGAAGCAAGAGATATTTATAAAGAAAGCCATAAAGGTGAAAAAGATATTGATGGTATAGAAGTTATTGAAGAAAGTGAAAAAGATATTAAAGTAACTACTGTAAAAATAAAAAATGATGAAGGAGCTGAAAAACTTGGAAAACCGAAAGGCAATTATATAACAGTAGATATGCCAGAGTTTACAGCTTATGATGGTGAGACTATGGATAGAGTTTCAGAGGTTGTTTCAGAGGTTTTGGGAAGATTAATTAAGGTTGATACTGAAAAGACGGTGTTAATTGTTGGACTTGGAAACTGGCAGGTAACGCCTGATGCATTAGGGCCTAAAGTTGCAGAAAAAATAATGGTAACAAGACATTTGCAGACAGTAATGCCTGAAGCCATTGATGATTCAGTTAGACCAGTCTGCTCAGTGTCACCAGGAGTATTGGGAGTAACAGGTATTGAAACTGTGGAAATAGTTAAAGGAGTTGTGGAAAAAGTTAAACCAGATTTAGTAATATGCATAGATGCATTAGCAGCAAGGAAGGTTGAAAGGGTGAATGCAACAATCCAGATTGGAGATACAGGCATATCACCAGGTGCCGGGGTAGGCAATAATAGAAAGCAGATAAATGAGGAAAACTTAGGAATTAAGGTAATTGCAATAGGAGTGCCTACTGTAGTAGATGCTACCACAATTGCTAATGATACCATAGACTCGGTTATAGATTCTTTAATTAACAACTCATCAAGTGGTGGAGATTTCTATAAGATGTTAAAATCTCTTGATAAATATGAAAAAGAAAGGCTTATTAGAGAAGTAATGTCATCAAAAACTGGAATGGATATGATAGTTACACCTAAGGAGATAGACCTGGTTATTAATTCTTTATCAAAAATAATAGCTAATGGTATAAATATGGCAGTACAACCTAATATGAATATGGAAGAAATCAATAAATTTATGGGATAATTTATTAAGTTTATAGTTAACAGTTTATGTTCTTTAGGGTATCCTGTGGATAATTTACAATTAATGAAGAAAACCTAAAGGATTTTTATTGAAAATGATTTTGCAGCGAGCCTTTTGGCTCGCTTTTACTTTTATATAATTTTTTTCTATCATATGAAGAAATTATAGGAAGGCAGTTAATTGAAAATTAAATCAGAATAATTATGTAAATTGATTAATATAAATATAAAAGAAATACAAGGGGGGATCAAAGTGGCATACATTAGTAGAGGAAAAAAAGGTGAAATTAATAGAAGAATAAGAATGAAATCAAATACTAGTATTGGAGTAATAGTATTAATACTAATTATAAGTTTATTATTCATAAGGCTTGGCAATATTTTGAAAAATAGCAAGGAAAGAGGAGCATTTGCTTATGTACAGATGTTAAATTTAGGAGCGCCAATAGTAGAATCTCAGATTTATGATGAAGGGACTTACTCGGAGAATAAGCTTTCATTAAGTAATGTATGCTTACAGGTTTTGGGAATTAATAATTTGAGCTACAAAGGGATAATTCAAAATGAAGTCAGTTATTTCACTGATGTGGATAGTGATAGTGTTAGTAAACCAGATTCTACATTTAGTTTATTTCAAATAAATGATGATAGTATTTTAAAGGTACCAGTTAATAATACTGATAGTACAAATTCAAAGATTTATGATCCGAGCTTAAAAAAAGAGCTGAATGAATCAAAACCAGAAGTATTAATATATCATAGCCATACAACTGAAAATTACAATGCCTCACAGCCTGAAAGTTTAGATGAAGATACCAATGTAGTAGGGGTTGGGGATGTTCTTGCGGATGAACTTGAAAAGAATTATGGGATATCGGTAATTCATGATAAAACAAATCATTGCATTTCATATAATGATAGTTACACAAGATCTGGTGAAACTGTAGATAAATACCTAAAGCAATATGGGGATTTTAAAATGCTTATAGATCTTCATAGAGATTCTGTAGAGGATAAATCTGCAACAACCACAGAAGTAGATGGAATGAGCGCATCTAAGATAATGTTTGTAGATGCAGAAAATAGTACAAGATATGCAAAAAATAAAGAGCTTACAGAGAAAGTGTTTAATAAAACAGCAGAATTATTTCCGACACTGCCAATAAAAATATTAACATATCATAGAGGGAAAAATGCATTTAATCAAGATAAGAGTGATGGATGTTTACTTTTTGAAATAGGTTCTCATACTAATACACCAGAGGAATCAAAGGTTACAGCACAGTGTATGGCCAGAGTAATTGCAGAAATTTTAAATAAAAAATAAAACTTGCGTAAAATGTAGAATTATTATTGCAATATATATACTTAAAATTTGCTAGTTGACTTCTACCTTAGGTATGGATATATACTATGTATTAAATAATTAGACTAATATTAACACTAGGAGGAAAAAGGATGAATATAAAATTTAAATATAATTGTTCAAATGTCAATTGGAATGATGTAGCTAATATATTAAAAAAGGTTGGAATGACACATTTTGAAGGAGAAGTGCATAAGAAAGCTTTTGAAAATAGTCATACTACTGTATTTGCTTTTGATGGGGATAAGTTAATTGGTTTTGGACGTGCAATTTCGGATGGAGTTTATCAATCAGCAATTTACGATGTTGCAGTATTGGCAGAATATCAAGGGAAAAAGATAGGTTCAGCAATTATTGATCACATATTAAGATTTACTCCTAATTGCAATTTTATTTTATATGCTTCACCGGGAAAAGAAACTTTTTATGAAAAACAAAGCTTTAGAAAAATGAAAACAGGAATGGCGATATTTATTAATCCAGAGAAAATGAAGACGAGAGGGTTTATTGAATAGAATGATATAAATTAATAGTATTGAATAATAAACTTTAAAAATGGAGATAATTTAAATAAAATTTTTATACGATGAAGTATTAAAAAATATTATTTAAAGGGTGTTTTTATTGAAGAAGATTTTTAGTAGAAAAGTGCTGCCGGTATTTTTTATTTTAGTGTTAGTTTTTATTGGAATAATTAAGATAGATTTGATTAATACTAAGGCATTATCTCCGCTTGGAAATACAAATGAAAATTATAAACTTGTAAGTGATGAATTTGGAGAGGATTTTTCTAATTTTATTAAAGATAATTCGTTTTTAAAGATTTATGAGGAAGATGGGAAGGATATTTTGGTAAGATTAGGAAACAGTGATTTTAAAATTAAAGAAGAATCTCCTTATATAAAAAAAATACAAGAGATGTTTAAAAATATAAAACTATAAATGAGTAAATTATAAATCTAAGGCTATTTTAATTTAAATCTAAGCTTAAGGCACATGAAAATAGGCTGGCAAATGGACTTGTTATTTATTTGATTGTACCTAAAGTTTTAATAGCCTTTTTTTATGTATGTATGTTATAATTTAGCTGATTTAATTATAACGGGGGTGAAAGGACTGTTTTAAAGAGAAAAGACAGTCATGCATATGAAAAGTGAAAGACAAAAACATATCAGGAATTTTTCAATAGTAGCACATATTGATCATGGTAAGTCAACCCTTGCGGATAGATTACTTGAAACTACAGGAACCTTAACTAAAAGGGAAATGGAAGAGCAAGTTCTAGATAATATGGAGATAGAAAAAGAAAGAGGAATTACAATAAAGTCTCAAGCAGCGAGACTTGTATATAGAAGAGATAACGGTGAAGAATATATTCTTAATTTAATTGATACTCCGGGACATGTAGATTTCAATTATGAAGTTTCAAGAAGTCTTGCAGCTTGTGAAGGTGCAATATTGGTTGTTGATGCGACTCAAGGTATTCAGGCTCAGACTTTAGCTAATTGTTATTTAGCTTTGGATAATGATTTAGAGATTGCACCAGTAATAAATAAGATTGATTTGCCTTCTGCAAGACCAGATGAGGTTAGGAAGGAAATTGAAGATGTAATAGGTATAGATGCAGAGGAAGCACCTGCTATATCGGCTAAAACCGGACTTAATATAGGAGATGTTTTAGAGAGCATTGTTAAAAATATACCTAGTCCAGATGGAGATGAAGAAGCTCCTTTAAAAGCACTTATTTTCGACTCATATTATGACAGCTACAAGGGTGTTGTATGTATAACAAGAGTTTTTGATGGAAGCGTGAAGGTTGGAAGCAAAATTAAGTTAATGGCAACTAATAAAGTTTATGAAGTTACTGAAGTTGGAGTATTTACTCCGGGAGTTCTTCCAATTGGCAGCTTAAGTGCTGGGGATGTTGGATATGTAACAGCATCAATTAAAAATGTCAGGGATGCGAGAGTTGGAGATACGATTACAGAAGCTGACAGACAAACAGACAAAGCACTTCCTGGGTATAAACCTGCTATACCAATGGTTTATTCAGGAATATATCCGGTTGATGGAGCAAAATATGATGAACTTAAAGAAGCATTAGAAAAATTACAGATAAATGATGCAGCTTTAAGTTTTGAACCAGAAACATCTATAGCACTTGGCTTTGGATTTAGATGCGGATTCTTAGGATTATTACATATGGAAATAATTCAAGAAAGAGTTGAAAGAGAATTTAACTTAGACATAATTACTACTGCACCATCAGTTATATATAAAGTAATAAAAACAGACGGAACCATTCTTGAAATAACAAATCCAACAAATCTTCCACCTGCAACAGAAGTAG harbors:
- a CDS encoding cation-transporting P-type ATPase, whose amino-acid sequence is MEKYCNSSWAEIVELLNSNIQQGISENDCEALRSKYGTNKIDLPSGNKLYKHIFNALKQKSMIVYILIAIILFVLKSYLLGGLVTLSVILNLMMLIMHTTKRDKEIDALERLNSADVVVIRDGIQRVVKSEELVIGDIIKFDVNSVIQADLRIISANDLKVDEKSITGEAFYKEKFETKIIGTISSLAEMKNILFKGSAIKSGSGLGIVISVGNSTQLGRMLAMLTYASNRKHNFGKMIAKFLEKYLLTYFIGTVLIGLYFIHSGQDAKGNYISIALFALGFFPITIIAKFVLKNVVKNFSNENIEIINFSVFNLVKDINILFLDKVGAISKKEMIVKKLFLNNTLVSTNDPYVKEITFDRIVEISLICNNAIYNTDVETGGKGELDELAFLDYAAKKKIYKASIDSKNPKVLEIPMDSDKRFLTVVSRVNKRYRANTRGNVDAVLDQCTYIMIEGVEKELTEEYKSRIKEIDMSLSIEGLITQGFAYRNFNYEPSRSENIESHMVFVGIIGLENPLEESLEESINRIKDKAIVPILFTEESKLSAITNAKKANIIRNKNQVVAGIELDSLNQQELKDLLCRVRVFCRVNPEIKSKIVSLFIKDGHSVATTGETLGDLPALNLSNVGIGKGKASSIVKKVADVYIQENYLDGFFKIRDFSKSFARNIDRGFKIYFMTIFAELLVLVGSLIMGQTADLNLWNVLIINGILFIPLSLMILLKDGREISTNEMIFRGLVLSIITMISIYRVDDKEGAIVPLVILSIGVLLFTFFNGSISIRRKSHELIMGLIALLIIIIGSASIILINNFIPRNIIFLELGVSIIFLIIFEILARKWQNSLMR
- a CDS encoding ComEC/Rec2 family competence protein, whose protein sequence is MFHKKINEVGNPLVYVFLSLMVGCIYYGINEELMGLAIFIVASFFICMFYYCGFSFSCIMSIFFIIGVLINYSYYKVPSEINDEVRITKVSSFGIQGEFEGKSITIKTNRKDLKVGEKYKVAGKINRIQDKVSGVVGEVEPKFIVKTNDDLITKLYNVKRNIYYRLEENLGERKAGLISSIAFGYSDYLDAEDKDDMNNLGIIHSISVSGLHVVIIYGFFRIFLGSKLGIILTGAYVIFTGSSYSSIRAFVMLACVEGAGILKRNKSSISTLCFSAIILVVYQPYCIFNISFQLSYVATLGIIMYNKKLNEKLYKMPGKLRESLSLALSAQVFTLPFLILIFKNFSVNFIVGNLFLAPFVDLMVITGNILVITYIWPKVFDFCSYLNLYIIKAFDWTLDIIDKVSLPMFYGNEYIVLFYFFIMLSFYFVRKGYRSFIYIPLISILAIAIQIYSPILNISYYNEGAILISYRGERVLMANKNQIDIKKLSEAAFATEYYREEKLIRIKDIGSIKSQGKNYILETPEKKYLLKMTSTENESKEYDIINFKDAPINRIFVISGKVV
- the holA gene encoding DNA polymerase III subunit delta; the protein is MINYEVYEKETEKGNVKNGYVFCGLDEELIKDGISLITKREIPEELEELNLIKIDGMNTSLDDIVNACETMPFMGEKKVVLVYRASFLQEKSDSTGTKIYNELKKYILDLPPYTILIMYYLLNDKRERPNKNRKLGTIEKSLTVVHCDKLKKDKYLKKVSDIFKDKGKTIGRVELMYFCEKVQNNFDIIKREIDKLVSYCEGREIRKEDINLLILNSNEEDIFDLVELIAMKKVDKAIDIMKEILYKSDQHMLIISAIQKHFLRLYEIKIKIMNGKRVEDIVSDYKLPQFVCEKLMGQASKFTQRQLSELIKLCVSTETKLKSTGIDKTMEMEFLLINTLTVKK
- the rpsT gene encoding 30S ribosomal protein S20, which codes for MANIKSAKKRIKVTETKTLKNRMVKSALKTAIKKFEAAVEAKNNEEAKALYTSVVKSLDMAATKGVVHKNMAARKKSRLAARLNAMA
- the gpr gene encoding GPR endopeptidase, which produces MINVRTDLVLEARDIYKESHKGEKDIDGIEVIEESEKDIKVTTVKIKNDEGAEKLGKPKGNYITVDMPEFTAYDGETMDRVSEVVSEVLGRLIKVDTEKTVLIVGLGNWQVTPDALGPKVAEKIMVTRHLQTVMPEAIDDSVRPVCSVSPGVLGVTGIETVEIVKGVVEKVKPDLVICIDALAARKVERVNATIQIGDTGISPGAGVGNNRKQINEENLGIKVIAIGVPTVVDATTIANDTIDSVIDSLINNSSSGGDFYKMLKSLDKYEKERLIREVMSSKTGMDMIVTPKEIDLVINSLSKIIANGINMAVQPNMNMEEINKFMG
- a CDS encoding stage II sporulation protein P translates to MKSNTSIGVIVLILIISLLFIRLGNILKNSKERGAFAYVQMLNLGAPIVESQIYDEGTYSENKLSLSNVCLQVLGINNLSYKGIIQNEVSYFTDVDSDSVSKPDSTFSLFQINDDSILKVPVNNTDSTNSKIYDPSLKKELNESKPEVLIYHSHTTENYNASQPESLDEDTNVVGVGDVLADELEKNYGISVIHDKTNHCISYNDSYTRSGETVDKYLKQYGDFKMLIDLHRDSVEDKSATTTEVDGMSASKIMFVDAENSTRYAKNKELTEKVFNKTAELFPTLPIKILTYHRGKNAFNQDKSDGCLLFEIGSHTNTPEESKVTAQCMARVIAEILNKK
- a CDS encoding GNAT family N-acetyltransferase — its product is MNIKFKYNCSNVNWNDVANILKKVGMTHFEGEVHKKAFENSHTTVFAFDGDKLIGFGRAISDGVYQSAIYDVAVLAEYQGKKIGSAIIDHILRFTPNCNFILYASPGKETFYEKQSFRKMKTGMAIFINPEKMKTRGFIE
- the lepA gene encoding translation elongation factor 4, with translation MKSERQKHIRNFSIVAHIDHGKSTLADRLLETTGTLTKREMEEQVLDNMEIEKERGITIKSQAARLVYRRDNGEEYILNLIDTPGHVDFNYEVSRSLAACEGAILVVDATQGIQAQTLANCYLALDNDLEIAPVINKIDLPSARPDEVRKEIEDVIGIDAEEAPAISAKTGLNIGDVLESIVKNIPSPDGDEEAPLKALIFDSYYDSYKGVVCITRVFDGSVKVGSKIKLMATNKVYEVTEVGVFTPGVLPIGSLSAGDVGYVTASIKNVRDARVGDTITEADRQTDKALPGYKPAIPMVYSGIYPVDGAKYDELKEALEKLQINDAALSFEPETSIALGFGFRCGFLGLLHMEIIQERVEREFNLDIITTAPSVIYKVIKTDGTILEITNPTNLPPATEVDYMEEPVVKASIITPKDYVGAVMELCQDRRGTYIDMQYIEETRAVVNYDIPLNEIIYDFFDTLKSRTRGYASLDYEFKGYTQTKLVKLDILLNGDIVDALSMIVPEERAYHKGRGIAEKLKEIIPRQLFEIPIQAAVGSKIIARETVKAMRKDVLAKCYGGDISRKKKLLEKQKEGKKRMRQVGSVEVPQEAFMAVLKVD